From Paenibacillus sp. V4I7, one genomic window encodes:
- a CDS encoding GTP-binding protein has protein sequence MKSLLKFITCGSVDDGKSTLIGHMLYEAKLLFADQERALELDSRLGSRGGKIDYSLLLDGLLAEREQGITIDVAYRYFTTDDRSFIVADTPGHEEYTRNMAVGASFADLAIILVDAKKGVITQTKRHTRICALMGIKHLVLAVNKMDLVGFDPKIFDAIQQEFLQLTAEFHFESIQVIPVSATEGDNITKKSPNTPWYEGLALLPYLENVDVHQSDSTKPFMMPIQRVCRPDHTFRGFQGQIEAGRIAVGDELTTLPSHEKAKVKRILVGDQDRDYAYAGQPVTIQLDREVDVSRGCVFTKDSQIQEANSFSATILWMDDSVLTPGKNYLVKVGTKVLPGTVTAITHKIEINTGKTVPTDHIVKNELATCEFSLSDNIVIDSFEQNKSIGGFILIDRVTNMTSACGVIEQIVQGSDNSVLLDTEITRDVRAQQKGQNPLTLWFTGTVSDKSTLAKEVEKRLVSTGHHTMLLGNGQGESLQRLAEVAKLMNDAGLIALVSNDSPIENDRETARDIIGKEYIEVYVNGPLAGSSSTNDTPGNPEIEIDTSKFSIEEAANYVVKRIIKYLINESSRGQFLNF, from the coding sequence ATGAAAAGTCTGCTTAAATTTATTACTTGCGGAAGTGTAGACGACGGAAAATCCACCTTAATTGGACATATGCTTTATGAGGCCAAGCTTTTATTCGCCGACCAGGAAAGAGCGTTAGAGCTGGATAGCAGACTGGGCAGCCGCGGCGGCAAAATTGACTATTCCTTACTGCTTGACGGGCTGCTAGCCGAACGTGAGCAAGGTATTACGATTGATGTGGCTTATCGGTATTTTACGACGGACGACCGTTCTTTCATCGTAGCGGATACGCCTGGACACGAAGAATATACCCGTAACATGGCCGTTGGCGCATCTTTTGCGGATCTGGCTATCATTCTTGTGGACGCAAAGAAAGGGGTTATCACCCAAACCAAGCGCCACACTCGGATTTGCGCACTTATGGGCATTAAACATCTTGTTTTAGCTGTGAACAAAATGGATTTAGTCGGTTTTGATCCTAAGATATTTGATGCGATCCAACAAGAATTCTTGCAATTGACCGCTGAGTTTCACTTTGAAAGCATTCAGGTGATCCCTGTTTCTGCCACAGAAGGGGATAACATTACGAAAAAATCGCCAAATACCCCTTGGTACGAAGGCCTTGCCTTGCTGCCATATTTGGAAAATGTGGACGTTCATCAGAGCGACAGTACGAAGCCATTTATGATGCCGATTCAGCGTGTATGCCGTCCGGATCATACATTCCGTGGTTTCCAAGGCCAAATTGAGGCTGGGCGTATCGCGGTTGGCGATGAGCTGACAACGTTGCCTAGTCATGAGAAGGCGAAAGTCAAACGTATCCTCGTGGGAGACCAAGATCGCGATTATGCCTATGCTGGACAGCCTGTAACCATTCAATTGGATCGGGAAGTCGATGTTTCGCGGGGTTGTGTATTCACAAAGGATAGTCAAATCCAAGAGGCGAATAGCTTCTCAGCTACGATTCTTTGGATGGATGATTCTGTGCTGACGCCAGGCAAAAACTATCTGGTCAAAGTAGGAACGAAGGTTCTGCCAGGTACCGTAACGGCCATTACGCATAAAATCGAAATTAATACTGGAAAAACGGTTCCAACGGATCATATCGTCAAAAATGAATTGGCAACATGTGAGTTTTCCTTATCTGACAATATCGTAATTGATTCTTTTGAACAAAATAAAAGCATTGGCGGATTTATTCTGATCGATCGTGTCACGAATATGACATCTGCTTGCGGAGTGATTGAGCAAATCGTTCAAGGTTCCGACAATTCTGTACTGCTAGATACGGAAATCACCAGAGATGTTCGTGCCCAGCAAAAAGGTCAGAATCCATTAACCCTCTGGTTCACCGGTACGGTTTCGGATAAATCAACGCTTGCGAAGGAAGTCGAAAAACGGTTGGTATCGACAGGCCACCATACCATGTTACTGGGGAATGGCCAGGGAGAATCGTTGCAGCGATTAGCAGAAGTTGCAAAATTGATGAACGATGCGGGACTTATTGCATTGGTATCGAATGATTCCCCGATCGAAAACGACCGAGAAACCGCGCGAGATATCATTGGCAAAGAATATATTGAAGTTTATGTAAATGGACCGCTTGCAGGCAGTTCGAGCACAAATGATACACCTGGGAACCCGGAAATCGAAATCGATACAAGCAAGTTTTCAATCGAGGAAGCTGCCAATTATGTAGTGAAACGAATTATCAAATATTTAATCAATGAGAGTAGTCGTGGACAATTCCTTAATTTCTAA
- a CDS encoding peptidoglycan DD-metalloendopeptidase family protein — translation MKKTTMFSLALTFSLLTGNMASAMSYSTYTIQRGDTLWSVSQRLNISLASVLAANHQVNPNNVYEGLKINMPVGEKAKAADQTNTTNNTYTVQLGDNFWVISKSLNIDWSRLVAANPNVNAANMYVGMKINLPINLNVQTNTNSDNHTSTSSSMPVSSVEAPSYLSDGLFPLKPGTYSPFINTFGDGRTFNADGTQQRNHEGNDIMAVKGTPIYSVYNGTVIKKGWNTLGGWRLTVKTPDGKTAFYYAHMSAYATGVEIGSSITKGQLIGYVGNTGYGEEGTEGTFDPHLHFGMYDITNGFIVEDPYNYLKYWEKTSLTAKY, via the coding sequence TGTTCAGTCTTGCTTTGACCTTTTCATTGCTTACAGGAAATATGGCTTCGGCTATGAGCTACTCTACGTATACTATTCAAAGAGGGGATACGCTATGGTCGGTGTCACAACGACTTAATATCAGTCTTGCCAGCGTATTAGCAGCGAACCATCAAGTGAATCCGAACAATGTTTACGAAGGATTAAAAATCAATATGCCGGTTGGGGAAAAAGCAAAAGCAGCCGACCAGACGAACACAACGAACAATACATACACTGTACAGCTTGGAGATAATTTTTGGGTGATTAGTAAAAGTTTAAATATCGACTGGAGTCGCCTAGTAGCTGCGAATCCGAATGTAAACGCTGCCAATATGTACGTGGGAATGAAAATTAATTTACCAATCAATCTGAATGTACAGACAAATACGAATTCCGACAATCATACTTCAACCAGCAGCTCGATGCCTGTAAGTTCAGTTGAAGCTCCTTCGTACCTATCAGACGGACTATTTCCGTTGAAACCTGGTACATATAGCCCATTTATCAATACATTCGGGGATGGCAGAACATTTAATGCTGATGGAACCCAACAACGTAACCATGAAGGTAATGATATTATGGCTGTAAAAGGCACACCCATTTACAGTGTTTATAACGGTACGGTAATCAAAAAAGGTTGGAATACACTGGGGGGCTGGCGACTTACGGTGAAAACACCTGATGGTAAAACAGCATTCTATTATGCACACATGTCGGCTTATGCGACTGGTGTAGAAATTGGCAGTTCTATTACGAAAGGTCAGCTGATAGGATATGTAGGGAATACAGGTTATGGGGAGGAAGGTACCGAAGGTACTTTTGATCCGCATTTGCACTTCGGAATGTATGATATAACCAATGGATTTATCGTAGAGGATCCTTATAATTATCTGAAATATTGGGAAAAGACTTCACTGACAGCAAAATACTAA
- a CDS encoding S-layer homology domain-containing protein, whose translation MRAGYIQGYPDGTFRPNGELSRVEAAVILSRLVPVLGFASIKRKSTDPKRSVLLLLIRNLSAFSRIKNRYGTGGAVAELFRSDTAYGECLSS comes from the coding sequence ATGAGAGCAGGTTATATTCAAGGCTACCCGGACGGGACGTTCCGTCCGAACGGGGAGCTGAGCCGCGTGGAAGCCGCCGTTATTCTGTCGCGGCTTGTTCCCGTCCTCGGGTTCGCTTCCATCAAGCGCAAGAGCACCGATCCAAAAAGATCGGTGCTTTTGCTTTTAATTCGTAACCTGTCAGCCTTTTCCCGTATTAAAAATAGGTACGGAACCGGCGGAGCAGTCGCGGAACTGTTCCGGTCCGATACTGCTTATGGAGAATGCTTATCCTCATAA
- the cysD gene encoding sulfate adenylyltransferase subunit CysD → MLDSIQEMTHLDQLEAEAIYIIREVAAECENPVMLYSIGKDSSVMLHLALKAFYPEKPPFSFMHIDTTWKFKEMIEFRDRKAKEFGIKMIVHSNQEGIDQGINPFDHGSAYTDIMKTQALKEGLDKYGFTAAFGGGRRDEEKSRAKERIFSFRNKNHAWDPKNQRPEMWKLFNTRINKGESIRVFPISNWTEKDIWQYIRRENIDIVPLYFAKERPVLERDGHLIMVDDDRMKLEPHEKIEMKKMRFRTLGCYPLTGGAESEADTIDAIIEETLGAVSSERTTRVIDQEAAGSMERRKREGYF, encoded by the coding sequence ATGCTTGATTCCATACAAGAAATGACGCATCTGGATCAACTCGAGGCTGAAGCGATTTATATTATCCGAGAAGTAGCGGCGGAATGTGAAAATCCCGTGATGCTGTATTCGATCGGAAAGGATAGTTCCGTGATGCTGCATTTGGCGCTGAAAGCTTTTTATCCGGAGAAGCCGCCATTTTCTTTCATGCATATTGATACGACGTGGAAGTTCAAAGAAATGATTGAATTCCGCGATCGTAAGGCAAAAGAATTCGGAATCAAGATGATTGTTCACTCCAATCAGGAAGGGATTGATCAAGGGATCAACCCGTTCGATCATGGTTCCGCGTATACGGATATTATGAAAACCCAAGCTTTGAAAGAAGGATTGGACAAATACGGATTTACGGCTGCGTTCGGCGGCGGAAGGCGTGACGAGGAGAAGTCGCGTGCGAAGGAGCGGATTTTCTCTTTCCGGAATAAGAATCATGCCTGGGATCCGAAAAACCAACGGCCGGAAATGTGGAAACTTTTCAACACAAGAATCAATAAGGGAGAAAGCATCCGTGTTTTCCCAATATCCAACTGGACGGAAAAAGACATCTGGCAATACATTCGCAGAGAAAACATTGATATTGTGCCTCTCTATTTTGCCAAAGAAAGACCTGTACTTGAACGCGACGGACATCTCATCATGGTGGACGATGATCGCATGAAGCTCGAGCCTCATGAGAAAATTGAAATGAAAAAGATGCGCTTTCGCACATTAGGCTGCTATCCGCTTACAGGGGGAGCTGAGTCAGAGGCGGATACGATAGATGCCATTATTGAAGAAACGCTTGGTGCGGTCTCATCCGAACGGACAACGCGGGTAATTGACCAAGAAGCGGCGGGAAGTATGGAAAGACGGAAACGGGAGGGTTATTTCTAA